A section of the Choloepus didactylus isolate mChoDid1 chromosome X unlocalized genomic scaffold, mChoDid1.pri SUPER_X_unloc1, whole genome shotgun sequence genome encodes:
- the CRLF2 gene encoding cytokine receptor-like factor 2 isoform X1, whose product MTSYFHPWAAAALLLLGDVMVSEDVGRTGEEMQLQLIDFNFETMHVTWNASKYSETNLTFFYKLNEDEVYCECPNYILHEHHTAGCILKAGDDFLDFSILNGAYLLLTMNLWTSTYLKPNSPKDVNFLWDHEAVTITCSDLLYNGLLYEIQHRSNFDAEWQSKEEETCNVTIEGLDDVKCYYFRARVRTKESTYGHDTYPSDWSEVMHWQRGQPRDMCLQEKKTFPTYILISSPVALLTSALLLLSLWKQRRVRKLLMPSVPDLKFTFPGLFEDHRGNFQEWIKDTQNVAPLNKMEDGEKECVLEDVPVTQLVKVEVDMPTIGHLCPQVEEEVAGGSGQLPHQLPQGGDVISLSGFRFLMNDDAYVTL is encoded by the exons GAGAAGAGATGCAGCTTCAGCTCATCGACTTTAATTTTGAAACCATGCATGTTACATGGAATGCAAGCAAATATTCTGAGACCAATCTGACTTTCTTTTACAA ACTCAATGAAGATGAGGTTTATTGCGAATGTCCCAACTATATTCTCCATGAACATCACACTGCTGGGTGCATCCTGAAGGCTGGAgatgattttcttgatttttccatcTTGAACGGGGCATATTTGCTTCTCACCATGAATCTATGGACCAGCACCTATT TGAAGCCCAACTCCCCAAAAGATGTGAATTTCCTGTGGGATCATGAAGCAGTTACCATTACATGTTCTGACCTGCTGTACAATGGCCTCTTATATGAAATCCAGCACAGGAGCAACTTTGATGCTGAGTGGCAG TCCAAGGAGGAAGAAACCTGCAATGTTACAATAGAAGGCTTGGATGATGTCAAATGTTACTATTTTCGGGCCAGAGTGAGAACGAAGGAGTCCACCTATGGCCATGACACATACCCAAGTGACTGGTCAGAAGTGATGCACTGGCAGAGGGGCCAACCAAGAG atATGTGCCTTCAGGAGAAAAAGACTTTCCCAACATATATCTTAATTTCTAGTCCGGTGGCCCTCCTGACATCAGCCCTTCTACTTCTGTCCCTGTGGAAACAGCGGAG AGTTAGGAAGCTCCTCATGCCCAGCGTGCCAGATCTCAAATTCACCTTTCCCGGGCTCTTTGAGGACCACAGAGGGAACTTCCAG GAGTGGATCAAAGACACCCAAAACGTGGCACCCTTGAACAAGATGGAAGATGGGGAGAAGGAGTGTGTTCTGGAAGACGTGCCAGTGACCCAACTGGTCAAGGTGGAGGTGGACATGCCCACAATAGGTCATCTGTGCCCACAGGTGGAGGAGGAAGTGGCTGGGGGCTCTGGCCAGCTACCTCACCAGCTCCCCCAAGGCGGCGACGTCATCTCCCTCAGCGGCTTTAGGTTTCTTATGAATGACGACGCGTATGTGACGCTGTGA
- the CRLF2 gene encoding cytokine receptor-like factor 2 isoform X2, whose translation MGSTWRPKLSKNGEEMQLQLIDFNFETMHVTWNASKYSETNLTFFYKLNEDEVYCECPNYILHEHHTAGCILKAGDDFLDFSILNGAYLLLTMNLWTSTYLKPNSPKDVNFLWDHEAVTITCSDLLYNGLLYEIQHRSNFDAEWQSKEEETCNVTIEGLDDVKCYYFRARVRTKESTYGHDTYPSDWSEVMHWQRGQPRDMCLQEKKTFPTYILISSPVALLTSALLLLSLWKQRRVRKLLMPSVPDLKFTFPGLFEDHRGNFQEWIKDTQNVAPLNKMEDGEKECVLEDVPVTQLVKVEVDMPTIGHLCPQVEEEVAGGSGQLPHQLPQGGDVISLSGFRFLMNDDAYVTL comes from the exons GAGAAGAGATGCAGCTTCAGCTCATCGACTTTAATTTTGAAACCATGCATGTTACATGGAATGCAAGCAAATATTCTGAGACCAATCTGACTTTCTTTTACAA ACTCAATGAAGATGAGGTTTATTGCGAATGTCCCAACTATATTCTCCATGAACATCACACTGCTGGGTGCATCCTGAAGGCTGGAgatgattttcttgatttttccatcTTGAACGGGGCATATTTGCTTCTCACCATGAATCTATGGACCAGCACCTATT TGAAGCCCAACTCCCCAAAAGATGTGAATTTCCTGTGGGATCATGAAGCAGTTACCATTACATGTTCTGACCTGCTGTACAATGGCCTCTTATATGAAATCCAGCACAGGAGCAACTTTGATGCTGAGTGGCAG TCCAAGGAGGAAGAAACCTGCAATGTTACAATAGAAGGCTTGGATGATGTCAAATGTTACTATTTTCGGGCCAGAGTGAGAACGAAGGAGTCCACCTATGGCCATGACACATACCCAAGTGACTGGTCAGAAGTGATGCACTGGCAGAGGGGCCAACCAAGAG atATGTGCCTTCAGGAGAAAAAGACTTTCCCAACATATATCTTAATTTCTAGTCCGGTGGCCCTCCTGACATCAGCCCTTCTACTTCTGTCCCTGTGGAAACAGCGGAG AGTTAGGAAGCTCCTCATGCCCAGCGTGCCAGATCTCAAATTCACCTTTCCCGGGCTCTTTGAGGACCACAGAGGGAACTTCCAG GAGTGGATCAAAGACACCCAAAACGTGGCACCCTTGAACAAGATGGAAGATGGGGAGAAGGAGTGTGTTCTGGAAGACGTGCCAGTGACCCAACTGGTCAAGGTGGAGGTGGACATGCCCACAATAGGTCATCTGTGCCCACAGGTGGAGGAGGAAGTGGCTGGGGGCTCTGGCCAGCTACCTCACCAGCTCCCCCAAGGCGGCGACGTCATCTCCCTCAGCGGCTTTAGGTTTCTTATGAATGACGACGCGTATGTGACGCTGTGA
- the CRLF2 gene encoding cytokine receptor-like factor 2 isoform X3 has protein sequence MQLQLIDFNFETMHVTWNASKYSETNLTFFYKLNEDEVYCECPNYILHEHHTAGCILKAGDDFLDFSILNGAYLLLTMNLWTSTYLKPNSPKDVNFLWDHEAVTITCSDLLYNGLLYEIQHRSNFDAEWQSKEEETCNVTIEGLDDVKCYYFRARVRTKESTYGHDTYPSDWSEVMHWQRGQPRDMCLQEKKTFPTYILISSPVALLTSALLLLSLWKQRRVRKLLMPSVPDLKFTFPGLFEDHRGNFQEWIKDTQNVAPLNKMEDGEKECVLEDVPVTQLVKVEVDMPTIGHLCPQVEEEVAGGSGQLPHQLPQGGDVISLSGFRFLMNDDAYVTL, from the exons ATGCAGCTTCAGCTCATCGACTTTAATTTTGAAACCATGCATGTTACATGGAATGCAAGCAAATATTCTGAGACCAATCTGACTTTCTTTTACAA ACTCAATGAAGATGAGGTTTATTGCGAATGTCCCAACTATATTCTCCATGAACATCACACTGCTGGGTGCATCCTGAAGGCTGGAgatgattttcttgatttttccatcTTGAACGGGGCATATTTGCTTCTCACCATGAATCTATGGACCAGCACCTATT TGAAGCCCAACTCCCCAAAAGATGTGAATTTCCTGTGGGATCATGAAGCAGTTACCATTACATGTTCTGACCTGCTGTACAATGGCCTCTTATATGAAATCCAGCACAGGAGCAACTTTGATGCTGAGTGGCAG TCCAAGGAGGAAGAAACCTGCAATGTTACAATAGAAGGCTTGGATGATGTCAAATGTTACTATTTTCGGGCCAGAGTGAGAACGAAGGAGTCCACCTATGGCCATGACACATACCCAAGTGACTGGTCAGAAGTGATGCACTGGCAGAGGGGCCAACCAAGAG atATGTGCCTTCAGGAGAAAAAGACTTTCCCAACATATATCTTAATTTCTAGTCCGGTGGCCCTCCTGACATCAGCCCTTCTACTTCTGTCCCTGTGGAAACAGCGGAG AGTTAGGAAGCTCCTCATGCCCAGCGTGCCAGATCTCAAATTCACCTTTCCCGGGCTCTTTGAGGACCACAGAGGGAACTTCCAG GAGTGGATCAAAGACACCCAAAACGTGGCACCCTTGAACAAGATGGAAGATGGGGAGAAGGAGTGTGTTCTGGAAGACGTGCCAGTGACCCAACTGGTCAAGGTGGAGGTGGACATGCCCACAATAGGTCATCTGTGCCCACAGGTGGAGGAGGAAGTGGCTGGGGGCTCTGGCCAGCTACCTCACCAGCTCCCCCAAGGCGGCGACGTCATCTCCCTCAGCGGCTTTAGGTTTCTTATGAATGACGACGCGTATGTGACGCTGTGA